In Vanessa cardui chromosome 6, ilVanCard2.1, whole genome shotgun sequence, the following proteins share a genomic window:
- the LOC124530277 gene encoding uncharacterized protein LOC124530277 — protein MEFPPIIDKNDSLKGWTKEDKFQLLQALKEHGLHNTKEIIECFVNKSEDEVKGAIEYYKNKALVHPKMQEKKSKKCNSLPTIPLASWAKFLIESYGFEDLQTETATALRIIADFEDKPPAVCTNKFDFKKIYYMLADALEGKPIPHDKLTMAMFDKCIVETALTSKAFIRSTAYKQILQSINISEKNMNVLTKPTEDNELSILRHLASQKNYNPLNIPENYLKSSSHTS, from the coding sequence ATGGAATTTCCGCCGATTATTGACAAAAATGACTCTTTAAAAGGGTGGACAAAAGAAGATAAGTTTCAATTATTGCAGGCCTTGAAAGAGCATGGATTACATAACACAAAGGAAATAATCGAATGTTTTGTTAACAAAAGTGAAGATGAAGTCAAAGGAGCTATAGAATATTACAAGAATAAGGCACTCGTACATCCAAAAAtgcaagaaaaaaaatcaaagaaatgTAACAGTCTTCCAACAATACCTTTAGCTAGCTGGGCAAAATTCTTAATTGAATCTTATGGATTTGAAGATCTACAAACTGAGACAGCTACTGCCTTACGAATTATAGCAGACTTTGAAGACAAACCACCAGCTGTCTGCACGAATAAGTTTGAtttcaagaaaatatattatatgcttgCCGATGCTTTGGAAGGCAAGCCTATACCACATGACAAACTGACGATGGCTATGTTTGATAAATGTATAGTAGAAACAGCACTTACTAGTAAAGCCTTTATTAGAAGCACAGCATATAAACAGATCctacaatcaataaatatttccgAAAAAAACATGAACGTGTTAACAAAGCCAACTGAAGATAATGAATTGTCAATTCTGCGACATTTAGCCTCACAAAAAAACTACAATCCACTGAATATACctgaaaactatttaaaatctTCTTCACATACatcataa
- the LOC124530278 gene encoding uncharacterized protein LOC124530278, with the protein MIISHDFPLHPTSTTPWYKTQVQSHAVTNVVIESNAMRHHIIYLSVSLAFLFLLIDSTLQDQSSVDKPNYLLKTITLIREKRQLEDLEDDEYPTPSTQETGEESGFWDKVVKVALRLFNKFIEWLNSS; encoded by the exons ATGATTATAAGCCATGATTTTCCGCTACACCCAACCAGTACCACGCCTTGGTATAAAACGCAAGTTCAAAGTCATGCAGTTACTAATGTGGTAATTGAATCCAACGCCATGCGacatcatataatttatttatcagtatctctggctttcttatttttattaatagattctaCATTACAAGACCag TCATCAGTTGATAAACCAA ATTATCTTTTAAAGACAATTACTTTAATAAGAGAAAAACGACAGCTTGAAGATCTCGAAGATGATGAATACCCGACACCATCAACACAAGAAACAGGAGAAGAATCTGGATTTTGGGATAAAGTAGTAAAAGTAGCCCTaagattattcaataaatttattgaatggtTAAAttcatcttaa
- the LOC124530279 gene encoding zinc finger matrin-type protein 2, translating into MSLRPDDHRRKWDKDEFERIAAERLKAEIEEEERSKKKAPPIKRELLKQRDYKVDLDSKLGKSVVITKNTPTSQSGGYYCNVCDCVVKDSINFLDHINGKKHQRNLGMSMKIERSSLDQVKARFASNKRKLEEKKHEYELDTRLKEAAEEEARLKELRRERRRDKKRKLQETEDPEDGPAQSELAQIMGFSGFGASKK; encoded by the exons ATGAGTTTGCGACCCGATGACCATCGACGGAAGTGGGATAAAGATGAATTCGAAAGAATTGCAGCTGAAAGATTAAAAGCGGAAATAGAAGAAGAAGAGAGATCTAAAAAGAAAG CTCCACCAATAAAAAGGGAATTACTGAAGCAACGTGATTATAAAGTTGATTTAGATTCAAAACTAGGCAAAAGTGTCGTTATTACGAAAAATACACCTACTTCACAGTCAGGGGGCTATTACTGCAATGTTTGTGATTGTGTTGTCAAAGACTCTATTAACTTTTTGGACCATATCAATGGAAAAAAACATCAAAGAAATCTTGGCATGTCCATGAAAATTGAAAGAAGTTCTTTAGATCAG GTAAAAGCAAGGTTTGCTTCAAATAAACGTAAACTTGAGGAGAAAAAACATGAATATGAGCTTGACACCCGACTTAAAGAAGCAGCAGAGGAAGAAGCACGATTAAAGGAACTTCGTCGTGAACGGCGTCGGGATAAGAAACGCAAGCTTCAAGAAACTGAAGATCCAGAAGATGGACCCGCTCAATCTGAACTTGCTCAAATAATGGGTTTCTCTGGATTTGGagcatcaaaaaaataa